AAAGTaagctaaaagaaaaagaggctgACCAGTTCGACGATGAAAGTCCCCATGAGGCCAATCATGCAGGCTCTGGAGTTCCAAGCCTCGGCAGTTCTTGTGAATCCAAGAAAGGGAGCCTGGAACTTGGGCTCTACTTTCGGCGCTCCACCTGCGCTTCCAGTAATCCAACATGAGCTgaaattctagagagagagagagagagagagagagagaaagttgatGGTACCCCGGTGGGAAGCTTGGCAGCTCGGACCCTGAGAGAGGGGAGCTTTCTTGAGGCTCGGACCCTAATAGAAATTGGGGACGATCAGTCCTTGAGTATACGCCGATTCTTCATCGTGGCCCTCACATTCGTAATTTTTCACAATCGAATCCTCAAATTcgtaatatttttcccaattaaGTCTTTCGATTGCCGATTCCAGCAAATCGAAACTGATGTGTCTGTCATTGTCTGtcaacggttttttttttccagtcaatggtttgatatgtataaaaagaagaaaaaaagttggtgCCGCCATGGGCAATCAATTTAATGTTGACCAAAATGCATCATACAGTAGTGCCCAATTCAACTAAATAAACTTTCGATGGCTTTTCGTTTTTCAGTACTATCAATAATTTTCTGCATAAAATTTTTGCCCACACCATCGGCTTCAATCCGCCAGAGTTGGGGGATGAAAGTGGGATCTGATTGGAAAAATCTAACAAGTTCAAGAACTTGATTGcttaaattattaattcaaGGATCGCGTTACGTTAAGAAATCATTGCAAGTTCAACaatcaaactttcaatttgtcttGTCTTTTTGTATTCTATACACTTTGTTACCGAGGCAACTAACTTGACATGAAAATTGAGTGGCTTTTTGAGGGGATTATccaattaattctaaacttattgtatatATGCCAATTCGgtcttatcaatttaatccaaagcctttgtgtgaaatttcaatgtagttcTCTTGGCCAATTTCCattgaaaatcattgatgtggcAGTTATGCTAGCGATTTTCAGGCAAAGATAGATTGGTGGGACTACATTGGACTTTTGTacaaatatttaggactaaattagcaaaatgaaaaattttaaagtcgAATTGTCATcagtacaataaatttaggaccgATTGGATagtctttttccccttttggaCGTTTAACTGAAAAGTTAGGGCATGATTATACTGGTCATTATATAGTTTTGTTGTGCTTAAATAAGAAAGTCTGACACGAAAGCTTGTGGGCGGTGAATTTGCAGATGGATGCACCCGTGACTCGATAAGGAGATCCGATTGGGATGTCATTTTTGGCCtcggtccttttttttttggattggtTCTACTTAATTGTACTCTAACTTTTGGACTTTTGAGCATGGGAATCGAAATCCATACTTGAAACTAAAATTTTCTATCCCCATCCTTTAAGAATGTGAGAATTTGAACCCCTCATCTTATATTTTTATGTGGAAAGGATGACCATCGGAACAAAccccagttttttttttttttggccctaGTTCGTGGGCCATAAATTTGCTAggcaaaagggaaaattttaataaaaagaaaaagaaatggccaTAGAATAGAAGTTGAAAATTCTAAGTGGAAGCTAGACTAGGGGTAATTGGTTCCAAGGTAGGTAGGTTCCTGAGGTGGAACTTAAAACCTATCCTATTATAAttggttccaaatttttggactCTAGAACTTACcctattttcccccttttttggtTAATCTTTTTCCAACAAAATCATATGAGGTTATAAGCAACATAAcaattcaaagtaaaagatgaacaaaataaatctGTATCCTCCAAAAACAATAATTCATAAGATGAACATGTAATTAtgtataattataaataataaaaagttcaaacatgTAACACAAAACATAAATTACAAAACCACATTTCCtattcatccataaaaatttaggagaaGAGGAAAGACTGAAAAAAAAGTTTCGAGGAAGGACAAATGACAAAGGAGTGTTAATGTTTGAATTTAGGGGGAAAAATTAGGCTTTTGGCTTTTTAGCTTATAAAACCGGTTTTAAATTAGGGCGTTTCGGTCCGATTCCTAGATCGATTTTAACCaagtccaaaaatttggaacttgTTCTTGGACCTATTCCTATAAGAATCAATTCTCGGACCTGTGTTTTGGGCGATCCAATCTGGTTTCCGAGTAGAACCGATCTAGCTGCATATCCCTAAAGTTGACTAGTCTATTGTTTTGCAAACTTTAATAATCGAATGTTGCTTAGATCTCATGTACAAGTCCCTCGAAATTGCatttcattatgcatatgaGGAACAATTCGGAGTCgattttgggaaagaaagttAAATGGCGGAGAGATGACACGTCTGGAGTGGATTTTAAGAAATAAAGATATGGTATCTATTTTGTGATACCATATTATCATAACACATCTTAACAATCCACATAGCATTTTATGCATTTCTTAGTGATAATTTGAGATCGAAATCAATCATGGAGatgtaaaaaaaatacatttatgaTATAGAGAATTGCATATACTTATTAAAAGAAACTTTAAAGCTgcggattttttttcttttggttttttttttaaacgtaAAATAAGGGTGGGGAGGGCGATAGAATTATCAGGCTTTTCTTCTCCGTGTTCTAACATTCTCAGTACCGTAGAAGAGTCATACATGATATACACACTTCTGAAATTTGCGGGGGGTGATTATCCTTCTCTCAAATCTTCTCGTGTGACGCCTCCTCGACCAGAGTTTGGCATCGTACGCCATGGGCTATTGACTCATCGATGACCCACCGAACACGACGAAACATTGTCAACTCACGTTGATGGACGACGGTGTACTTCGGCCACTCGCTGGAATGTCGGAAGTGGCGTACAGAGACGGGCAAATTACGGAAGAATTTAAAGTTGGTGATAGGACTCGGAGAAATCAGTTAATCACACGACAGGACAGGGGAATCATAAGACTCGGACCAATCGGTTGAAGTCTTGTCGGGGGTGCACAAGTTGGAACACTTGATAATTGAAATCGCACGGCATTCTTCAATGTAATGCTGTGCAAATCGTTTGGATCATTATAAGAACTCCGAGTGTTCTCAGCGGAGTAGTGTACTCAGCTAATTACTTCAGCCTTTGGCCATGTTATTCGTGATTATTCTGGCGGTTTCTCTCCTGGCAAACACGGCACCGACTCATGAAACCGGCGATTTCACGTACAATGGTTTCCGGTCTGTGAACCTGAGCCTCGATGGTTTAGCTGCACTCACTGGCAATGGCCTCCTGAAGTTAACCAGTGTGAACCAACAGAACAAGAGTCGTGCCTTCTACCCAAACCCCATCAAGTTCAAGAATTCATCCGATGGCGCTGTTCACTCGTTCTCCACTACATTCATCTTCGCTATAATTGCCGAATATCCAGCTCTGGCTGGTCCCGGGTTCGCATTCGTGATAGCTCCTCGTAGAGAATTTCCTGGAGATCGGCCTGGTTATTACTTTGGGCTCTTCAACGAAACAAACAATGGCAATTCCTCAAATCACATTTTTGCGGTGGAATTTGACACAATGAAAAACACCGAAAACCAGGATACCGATGACAACCATGTTGGGATCGATGTCAATGGGCTGCTCTCTGTAAAATCTTCCCCTGCTGGATACACTGAAAACGACATTCCAGGCTTCAGAAACTTGAGTCTGATTAGTGGTAAAGCAATGCAAGTTTGGGTGGATTATGATGGTGTGCAGAAACAAATCAGGGTCACATTAGCTCCGGTCAATGTTGACAGACCGAACACTCCCCTTTTGTCTCTGTCCTTCAATCTCTCGCCGATCTTCAAGGAGACCATGTATGTTGGGTTCTCTTCCTCAACCGGTGCGCTCTTAACTTCTCATTATATCCTCGGATGGAGCTTTCTGGTAAATGGACAAGCTCATAGGCTTGATTTGTCTCAACTTCCCAGATTGCCccataagaaaaagaagcaaaagtcTGCTCTTCTCACTACTGGACTACCTTTCATATGCTTGTTCTTTCTATCAATACTGGTCTTTGCTATGGCTTACgcaattagaaaaagaagaaaattcgcAGAGGTTCTGGAAGATTGGGAGCGCGACTATGGTCCGCATCGGTTCAAGTACAGAGATCTCTATGTTGCCACGAAGGGGTTCAGGGATCAAGAGCTATTAGGAGCTGGTGGATTTGGTAGGGTTTATAGAGGGGTATTACCCACCTCGAAAACTGAGATTGCAGTGAAGAGAGTTTCTCATGAATCGAGGCAAGGGATGAGACAGTTCATTGCTGAGATTATTAGCATTGGTCGGCTTCGTCATCGGAACATTGTGACGCTTCTCGGATACTGCCGTCGAAAGGGCGAATTGCTTTTGGTTTATGACTACATGCCAAATGGAAGCCTAGACAAGTACCTCTATAACCAACCAAAGGTGACCCTCAATTGGAGCCAAAGATTTAGAGTGATCAAAGGTGTTGCATGTGGCCTCTATTATCTCCATGAAGGATGGGAACAAGTGGTGATTCACAGGGACATCAAAGCTAGCAACATTTTGCTAGATTCAGAACTAAATGGGAAATTAGGAGATTTTGGGCTTGCAAGACTATATGATCACGGTACAGATCCTCAAACCACCCATTTGGTGGGAACTCTTGGATATGTGGCCCCGGAGAACACTCGAACTGCCAGGGCCACTACAAGCACGGATGTTTTCGCATTCGGGGCATTTTTGCTTGAAGTTACCTGTGGAAGAAGGCCGATTGAGGCTCGGGAGGAGGAGGACGTGATATTGGTGGACTGGGTGTTTTCTTGCTGGGATAAGGGCAACATTCTAGAGGCAAGAGATCCAAATTTAGGCACGGACAGTGTGGCGGAGGAAGTGGAGCTAGTATTGCAACTCGGATTGTTGTGCTCCCAATCTGAGCCAACTGCGAGACCAAGCATGCGTCAAGTAGTGCAGTACTTGGAAGGGGAACTTGCAATGCAGGATTTATCATCTCTTGGTATTACAGAAGGTGGATTGACATTTGCACATCATGAAGGTTTCAGTAAGTCTATCCTGTCTGATCCATCTTCATCAGGCAAGGCATTTTCACAGATATCTTCTGTCGCAAATTCTCTCCTCTCAGGTGGAAGATGAGTCTTAAGCTtgttatataaattaaaagcaCGTTTCATGGATCGAATTAATTGTCAGACTAGTGTTCTTATGTGTCAAGTATTCTTAGTTTGCGACTCTGAAGTATATGTAAACTGTAATTTAAGATTCTGTGGGTTGAACCGATATTTGCAGTATATTCTTACATGTTATTGGGAATGTCTGCATTAACTTAAATTGCCTCCTTCTTTGGTTTCCCCTTTCGGTCAGCCTCCAGAGTATAAGAGCAAGTGTACCTTTTATAAGGATTATTACTTGTTTGTTTGAATCCTTGCATGATTGaacatgtgaattttttttattcataggGAATATAGTGACACAAGTCAGTGTACCGattgttgaaattgaattagatTCAATTTGATCATAGGAGATTCAAACGATATTTTCTCAGTTGTGTATTCAGCGAATTTCTACAGCTTCTGGACATGTTCTGCCAACTTCTGTTTCGAAGACATACAAATTGGCCATTCATTCAGAAGGATCAAATTCATACTCTTTTTAGTTGTTGCCGTATTATCTTATTGATGGTCAAAAGAGGAAGGTGTTAAGTGTCATTTGCAAGCAAATTGAAAAAGCTTTGGAATCGATTATGCAAGCTATTCAACAAAAAAAGCCAGTGGAGCAGCACAGGGTTACTCTTTATGCAGCAAGAGTATAGTCAAAAGAGTTGTCACCAACTTGAAGTCATTGTATTTACTTCTCTAAAGAGGGAGATTTCCAATACAAGGGGAGCTGAAATTTCTCAGAGAGGAAGATCGAGGCCCTTGCCCACGTCCACTCCAATCACCTGAAGAATCCCCTTGTTTATTATCTgaccaaaattaataaaaaaccatCATCAGGTGTGAAAAAATTGATGCAAGGTTTTACTAGAATAATGCCATAGAAATTAAGACCGGATATTAAATTAGTACTCAAAGTAACATCACGGGATCTTGCCGGGTGTTTGGGTGGCTCCATTAACTTAAACGCCACTTATAATTTGTCAGGTTATTTTATAGAATTCCATGCTGAGGAGAGTGCTCTCCAAAAAACTTGTTCATTCATGTCATGTATAATCACTATCATAAAAATCGAAATGTTGCTAATTAAACATGCTCAAAGCTTCTAAAGAGGGCATGTTAACAAGACTGGATTTCATAGATCGATGTAATATACTAGCTCTCTCATATCTAAGCATCACTAGATTTAGCAACCATAATAACAGAACGTCCTTGAAATGAAAGGGAGCGAGAAAgtaagctaaaagaaaaggagagaggcTGACCAGTTCGACGATGAAAGTCCCGATGAGGCCAATCATGCAAGCTCTGGAGTTCCAAACCTCGGCAGTTCTTGTGAATCCAAGAAACGGAGCCTGGAACTTGGGCTCTACTTTCGGCACTTCCACCTGCGCTTCCAGTAATCCAACATGAGCTGAAAttctatagagagagagagagagagagagagagagagagttgataATTACCCCGGAGGGAAGCTTGCAGCTCGGACCCTGAGAGAGAGGGGCTTTCTGGAGGGTTGGTTGGGACTGTGGAAGACGAGGAACTGGTAATGGTGGCGGCCTCCATGGAAGATTTTCGAAGCTCTGGTCGTgggaacaagagaaaaaaatgagtgGATGGTGAAAGAAGCGaccatttttctctctctgggGTCCTCCAAGAACTTCTGGTACGTTTGGCCGCTTGTTTTCTGCCACGCTTTCCCTATCTAATAGAAAGTGGGGACGATCAGTCCTTGAATATACGCTGATTCTTCAATGTGGCCCTCACATTCGTAATTTTCACAATCGAATCCTCGAATTCGTAATATTTTCCCCAACTAAGTCTTCCGGTCGCCAATTTCAGCAAATCGAAACTGATGTGTCCGTCATTGCCcgtcaacatttttttatttatcccCATCAACGGTTTGATATGGGAAGAAttacccaaataatcctaaatcCATTTCAATCGtgcaaatttaatcataaacctttttttgtcaatcgagtcctaaattttttttgaattgtctTGATTTAACTCATCCGTGAAAATTGGCTGGTGGCGTTAGCGtggataatttattattattatttttttcatttctttttcatttttttcttttctcctccttcctcttccttcctttggccggtcaccggcctatGGTGAGTTGGGCCTCGCTGTCActagaaggaagaaggaggagaaagaaataaaaagaaaaagaaacgaaaaattaaaaaaattaataataatttcaaaaaaatattattaaaaaattatccatgtatGATCATTTCAAGGCGTCGGTCGACATCCACGTCAATGTTAACTGGCTAATTTTAGCCAAATGGgttgaatttgcacaattagaaaacatttatgactcaattgaccaaaaataagtttatgattaaattgacacaactataataggtttaaaacttttttcgtaattttccaatttggtaggtataaaaagaagaaaaa
The window above is part of the Eucalyptus grandis isolate ANBG69807.140 chromosome 6, ASM1654582v1, whole genome shotgun sequence genome. Proteins encoded here:
- the LOC120294814 gene encoding L-type lectin-domain containing receptor kinase IV.1-like — protein: MLFVIILAVSLLANTAPTHETGDFTYNGFRSVNLSLDGLAALTGNGLLKLTSVNQQNKSRAFYPNPIKFKNSSDGAVHSFSTTFIFAIIAEYPALAGPGFAFVIAPRREFPGDRPGYYFGLFNETNNGNSSNHIFAVEFDTMKNTENQDTDDNHVGIDVNGLLSVKSSPAGYTENDIPGFRNLSLISGKAMQVWVDYDGVQKQIRVTLAPVNVDRPNTPLLSLSFNLSPIFKETMYVGFSSSTGALLTSHYILGWSFLVNGQAHRLDLSQLPRLPHKKKKQKSALLTTGLPFICLFFLSILVFAMAYAIRKRRKFAEVLEDWERDYGPHRFKYRDLYVATKGFRDQELLGAGGFGRVYRGVLPTSKTEIAVKRVSHESRQGMRQFIAEIISIGRLRHRNIVTLLGYCRRKGELLLVYDYMPNGSLDKYLYNQPKVTLNWSQRFRVIKGVACGLYYLHEGWEQVVIHRDIKASNILLDSELNGKLGDFGLARLYDHGTDPQTTHLVGTLGYVAPENTRTARATTSTDVFAFGAFLLEVTCGRRPIEAREEEDVILVDWVFSCWDKGNILEARDPNLGTDSVAEEVELVLQLGLLCSQSEPTARPSMRQVVQYLEGELAMQDLSSLGITEGGLTFAHHEGFSKSILSDPSSSGKAFSQISSVANSLLSGGR